TGGACATGTTCAGTACATTACATTCTACAGAAGAAAAAACTAGCAAtgtgtaaaaaaataatacatagagCACTAAATACTGCTTACTTTTCGGGAGAACTCAGCTCTCCAGAATGCAAGGGCATCATCCAACTTCAATCCAACACACTACAAATCAAGCAAAAACACTATCAAAGAATGAACAGTGAAGAATTGATTCTTACAATTGCTAGTTGAGAGAAAAACTAATATTTATGTTCCAGTGGATATCCACGCGCTTCAACCAAAGAATCTTTAACTCTAAACAAATTATTGACAAGAAGAGAGCCCTAACAGAACAAAAGAAAACTTTAggactctcttcttcttttttccttttaactTACTTTCTTTCTCGAATGATCAAAACTGTAGGATAAAAATTGTTCTATATCACTTAGcctattttctatttttaaaagcAATTACTTCTTAACCTCATCCAGAAccatttctttttccttttaactTACTTTCTTTCTCAAATGATCAAAACTGTAGGATAAAAATTGTTCTATATCATTTGgcctattttctttttttaaaagcaATTACTTCTTAACCTCATCCAGAACCATTTCATTGTCCACCTTCTAGCTTTTATCAATCCTTTTGTTTTTTATTCTTCGCATTTTTCTTTCTGAAAGGCATATATTTGACCAGAATCCTTGAATGCATAGTTTGTATGTTTATCAAATTATTAATCATCCATTTTCTTTTATGCCATGTGCAATAGCTAGCGCATGATGTTCGATAAAAAAGAACATATGTTGGAGCATTACTATTTGCAGAAAATTTCTAAATTCAGGTGTATTGAACTTCCTTTTTGGATCAACAATTGAAAAGCAATAATATAGTCATAAATAGCCCCAACCCCCCTTCCCCAAACCAAAAAAGGGAGCGGATCGACTGCATGAATATGATTCAACATAGATGAATCACCTGGGAGAAGGAAAgtttgtaatttattttgatgtaaATCAAAAACGAAAATGATGATAATGGATTGCTATACAGCAGCATAAAATATGGAAGTGCTCGGAGCAACAAAGTTCCCATTAATCCTGGTATCACATCCTAAAACAGATAGTTCAAATTTATTGGGCAAAATCCTCATCAACCCTGAAAATGTAACCTTGAGAAATAGACCAAGCTGCATCCTCCCTCCATGCTTCAGATGATGATCCTCTCGCAGCTGCAATAAATCACAAACCATGGTGAAGAcgaattttagaaaagaaagtGCAGCACCAAAACATCATAACTGCCTAAAAGTACAACTAATAAGAGGAACTATGACAGTAAACCCTAAAAGGAACATAGGATGTTAATGAACTTAGTTTCTTGACCAACTTTTAACCTTATCAAAAAGATGACGCATACATAGAGGGAATGAACTCTTAGCAATCAGATCAATGTCTTTAAGTGATATTTCTGCATGTTCTCTCGGCTGAAACAAAGGTTGGATTAGTCAAGCAAACACAACAAGAACATTGCAACTGCAGGAAGTAGATGATAATAAAGTAGCTCTAAATCACCTGGCTATAATCAGGACCCAGGTAACTTGTGGATAAGGCTTCAATAATCTAAAATATTGAAGGGGAATTAGGTTTATACAGTAAGGAACATAAACAATTTTTGAGAGCAACTTCAAAACTAGCTCAATACTCACAGGAACCAAACGGTCCTTCTCCTGTTCTCTGATCATCGAGGTCCATTTTCTGAAATCAATAAACTGAAACTTCTAAAAACCTAAGGATGGAACCTATCCTTTAACTTTTAAAAGAGTAAATAGATGAAACTCCCAAAGCAACATGCTAGATGAACTCGACAACACATAGTCAGCTTAATGAGCTCCGGATATAGAAGCAATCTGACCGATGACAAGTGTGGTCTGTCTAAACCATCAACTAAGATACAAGAAAAGCAAGAGAAAATGAGAAATCTGACGTACAAAGTGGAAATGCACATGCTAATGATTAGAGGCTTACAAATAAAGCAGTAAACAAATCAATTCTCTTTGTTGTCTGATATATCGTACATTGTTGGATGAAAAGCTGAATGGATTTGTTCAGCGATCCAGTTTCTAATGTGATATGCTCAACTAATTTGTGGCACTGCACTCATTAAGAATCAAGTTCCGGAAAggataatttcatttttaggaCAAGCAATAGGCTTGAAACAAAGTTTAAAATAGTGAAAGATAAGATAAGTTACTTCCAATAATTGTTATCTTAAGTtttaaaatgttgcttatctAATAAAGGGTATGCTCATCTTTTCATGAAGAGCAAAAATGGGGCGACCAACCTGTTTGTCAGCACTAGTGCTTTCGAAAGATGACTTCGGAACTGCGTGACAACTAGTGAAACCACTTGCAAGAATAAGCTACGTCACAGCAATTAGTATATTAATATTAACATATTCATTTGGATGCTTCCATAAAAATACAATGAATTACCTGATTCATGGCAATATATGCATTCCCTTTCTGAATAAATACTCGTCGACCTGCCACAAGCTCTGGCACCTCCTCAAATGGAACCTTGAGTTATTAAAACCAAAATAGTATAAGAGAAAACTCAACCAGAACCTCCCAAAGCAAAATCTCATTCAAACAAGATAAACGATCCTTTTTGCCGCTTTATTTTCCTAGCATAATAGAATTGAAAACCTGTCTATAATGACCTCAAAATCATAGCcacttttctttcttacaaTTCCCAACAAGCTTGCTGGTCAAAACAATGAAGTCTCTTAAGCAAATTAATCTGTTGATTCATACACATGTAGCTATTAGGCATACAGGTATACTGGTGCATAACTAGAGGTTAGGTTCTTCATTACATAAAACTTAGGATTCAGAGGTATGGATCTCAAAGTGCATAAGGATGCCGGAGTACGGTGAATAAATGGGTATTATGACATTTATACATATACATCTGATTAATTAAAGTTGTTGAACTAAAACTAATCAATTTATACTTTACAAATACctaatattttattcataagaTATCTCATGTATAAGTACCTACTATTTCATTCATAAGACATCCCATGTATAAATACgtaatattttattcataagaTATCTCATGTATAGCAAAGCATTCATACTATATATGAATACATGCCACAAACtcaaaaataaaccaaataccCGATCAATCTATATTTCTTGGTCATAGATGTAGCCAAAGTACCCAAAATGAGTTGACCAAATCCGGTGCGGATCCCACACCCAAATCGTATCGGATCTACTTGGGTGCAGCAGAATATTTTTTGAAGGGTCCAAGCAACATATTGGCTCCTTTATTACTGCCATTTTCTTTtatggggggaggggggggttAAGCATTGCAAAAGTCAAGAGCATACCTTGTAAAAGATGGCATCAGCTGCAAATAATCATAATCATGAAGTTAATGCCTTAAATAGTGTCAAATTGAAGTTCACAATTGGAATTGCAAAAGAGTAATACTACTTGTAATAGGTTGTCCTATTGCGCGTGCTACTTGGTTCAATTTGTCCTTCACACTCTGCATCAGAAAAGAAAGCCGTAAAAAAGAACTTATCtccaaaagattcatcaaaTCACCAAAAAGTAAAAACTTCAATGTACTGGTGTTAAGAGaacaaaaacttgaaaaaaatatgacTTGTAGCGCATTTACCTCATATTCAGCATTGCTCACAGCTTTGTATGGAAGATCAAACTCTGTCATTAGCACCCTCTGAGTCCAAATTTATTATATCACAAACAATAAGCATAAAGATGTTCTGAGAGGAAAAGAAAATGTGCCAGTAACTATATCAAACCTGAATTTCAGGAGCTTCATCCCGGAAACGGTAACGAAATAATGTAGTTTCGATTGAAAGAAACCATTTTCTTAACTCCTCCCTAAAAGATTAAGTTAAATATATTAAGCAATCCTTTCTTAGAATTATAGAGAAACTCAAAAATAGAAAAGCCAAGAAGATTTACTCACGTCCTGCAATAAACAAGTCGCAAGACAAAATGTGAAATTATGTCCTTATTAACAACCTCAGAGGAATGTTGATGCCTCATATTTGTTTTCCACAGATCCAACACCTAATTTTGAAACCACTAAAATCAATCCAAATGTaggaagaaataaaatatactactcTACTAAAATTGAGTTACCAATTTCTCCATTTCATCCGGCTTCTTTCCTCTAGACAAAGCATCCGAAATTCCTTTAAGAactaaattgaataaataataatcaGTGAACAATAAACAGTACTAGATAAACACGGGTCAAATGaatttacaaataaaataaggtTATCAAAATATTATGAGCATCAGTTACATAAACTGAACGCAACTTGAGAAAAAATGAAGTGATTTTTATACAAAACATTGAAAATATAACAGAAATTAGGAATTAGAAAGCATCAACCAGACGAACTATTTCGCGGTtcataaaaatatgtaaaaattgTAATGGAATTTAGCTACAAAAGGCACATCGTTACAAGTCGGACAAGTAACAGATCTGTGGATAACAAATTACACTTTTTAGTTTTACTACCTCGTAGGCGATCGATGGCGTAAAGCTCGAAATCGTCAAGACGGAATTCAAGAGGAGGGGCAGAGCGATAGAGAGGGAGAGTTGAAACGACGCCGTTGGACACCGAAGATTTCCTCTGAGACCGTACAGGTTCCATCGTTTCGCCTATCAATTTCACGATTCAACACAAACGCTGTATGAGTATAACTGTATGAGTAAATGGGTCAAGTACAAAATGGCGGGAAACATTTCCCTCTAGTTTCGGGCCGGGCCCATTCACTATCCATAAGTAGCCACAttagtgttttttttaaaagaaactAGATTTTACATGTGTATCTCAGGCTAATCAAGAGCGGATCCACATGGAATCGTGGGGTTCACTTGAAaaattatactttatatatagGATTAAATTTgtgatttatgtatatatactaATTATTACATAGTGCAGTGGTTAAGAGCGTAAAGATCCACCCATAATAACTGAGATTGAATCTCAGTTGAGgaatttttattgttatttctgatctttctcatttttttttaaattaatctgACAACTTTTTCAAATAGCTTTATATTATAAATTTGGTTttgttaaattattaaattatgtatagtaatattacaaaaaaaaaatgtccaAGTCTATATTATTACATATTCAatagattttttaataaaattatttaatttagttaaaaattattgaatttaagCTAGCTCATATATGATCTGACCCGTTTATTTCTAAACTAACCCgctaatttatcaaaattattagCATATATTTTTTTCCGAACCCCTTGAACGAAAATTCTGGGTCCGCCACTGACGCTAattactattaatattttaaaatgatataaataatattgaatggtatgtgatgaGAAACGTAGGAGAAAAATACAAAAACGAATTGATGAATGATCAATCTATTAGACTGATATTTATTGTCATCACAAAACATTaacttctaaaaattatttacaaattATGAATGTGAGAATATCCTTTATTTTTTGAGGTGAAATCAGAATTTGGGGAGaaaaaaagtttattttaataccttcttcTAATATCATTGGATCGGAATAGTGAATGAATGAATAAACAGAAACCACGTTTGAGTGAATTCATGAATAATTCAAAAAAGAGtgaatcaaaatattattaggatAGCAAGTTaataaagaagagaaaacaaatACAGTTAATTTATGTAGAGAATACATTTTGGGAAAAGAAATTATTAGCATTCTCCTGaaaaaatataccaaaaattAGAGACAAAACTAacttaactttcaaatacatgaAATTAAACAACACCTTATCCTCTTCACAATGCTAATCTTTTTAACTTGCTTGCAGCTTAGTGTGCTTAGAGATTATGATTGGTACAATTTGTTCACCAAACTTTAGTTGTGTGATATCTCATATTCCGCTAAACTTCTAACTCACTTAACGACTACAAATCACATTTGAGGATTTTTaggaagaaaaggaagagaaacttaaaaaaattatagcttcaaaatgagagaaaatcatctatttatagccaacaaatGGAAGTATGAACAAGTGTTTATTGTGTCTTATCAGAAAAGTCACAATCCTTCGGAAAAGTCATAATCTTTGAAAAAATCGCTACTCTTCAAAAAAGTCATAACCCTTTGGAAAAGTTACAACTCtttaaaaaagtcacaactcttCATAAAAGTGGCaacttatcaaaaaaaatcacaatgatttggaaaagtcacaacccttcaATATGAAAAGGtgtctatttttaatataatataaataaataaatataaatataaatataaaatataaaaaatatattaaattgagTGTTTTAGTTGGGAGGGGGGTAGTGAAGTAATTTAACATTAAAGTTAGCAAGTTCATGCTTTAAGGTAGTATAgaataaaaatggaaaaaattatgaggagaatatatatatgtatataaaactGAATATAGAAATGTTAGCACCTTTTCTATGGTCACCATTTATatattctttttctcttttttggtTTTCCcctataatctaatcaaataattaaataaattattgtaaAAGAAAGTGGATGTCCCtttcttcttttacttttcctttttctcttctttcctctacttttttttctttccttttcttcacGCGTTGTCCCCTCCCTCAATTATTATCTTCTGCCTATAAATAAGGCAGCGCAGAATGAAAAGAAACATAAGAAATTTTCTCAATCCTCTCAATTCTCTCATCTGCtccttattttgctaagttaatttattttataacatgttatcagcacgagcctcCATCTCTTTGAACTATATTTTTAACAAGGTAACAAaaggggtaagaattttatttttttaaaatgtctaatatttctaaacttgaatttgttgctcttgacatatctggaaaaggctactcatcatgggcactagatgttgaaatacatctagaatcgatgggtctgacagacaccatcaaagatgacaatacgacatctagtcaagaccgtgccaaagccatgatatttctccatCACCATCTTGACAAGGgattaaaattacagtaccttacattaaaggatccccttaaattgtggaagaATCTTAAAGAAAGATAtaaccacctgaagttggtcatttTTCCACaggcacgtcatgattggctaaatatctaagattaatggatttcaaaaatataactgaatataattctgccttatttagaattatagctcagttaaatttatgcggagaagaaatcactgagcaagataaacttaaaaaaatatactccacattCTCACCCatgaatatgctcctgcagcagcaatatcgtaGAAAGgattttaagaaatattctgaattTTTTTCTCACCTTCTAATTGTTGAACGTCGCAATaaactgttaatgaaaaatcatgatagtcggcccgttggttcttttTCACTCcttgaagtgtattatacaaattataaccaacaaGAAAAAGGTCATATCTCAGTCGTGGTTGTGGTCATgatcgaagaagaaattataatcatgatactcggcTGGCACTGACAAATGATCAGcagtataaaaagaaaagtgaaaaGTCAGAAgctttaccaaagaaaaattcagaaagtatatgtcatagatgtggaggtatggggcactggtcACAGACTTGTCGGTCTTCAAAActtctggttcagctatatcaggcatccttgaagaggacaaaaaataatccagagacaaactttatctctgaaaataatattgagcatatgcatctggatgtagttgatttctttaattttccaaaagaaaatatgaatattgataagcctaataatatttaaataaatttcttttatttgtgtgTACTAAATGATATTTCTAgtctatataaataaataaaagttgtataatgagccatgtattaattataatatttactttttttttgaagaaaaaatatggatatgtctcaaattttgtttggatcaatggtCGATCATGAGGATATTTATGTAATTGATAGTGAAAtaactcatgccatttttaaagacgagaaatatttttccaacttgcttagaagaaaagcaaatgttactacaatttctagtaatttgaaaataattgaaGGCTCCgcaagagctactatatttctgcctaaggggacaaaaattattatagaagattcactattctcttctaaattcccaagaaacttgttaagttttaaagatatccatAGAAatagatatcatgttgagacactatatgaaatgaatactgaataccttggtataaccaaaagtatctcaggccagaaatatagtttgaaaaaattaccaactttgtcgtctgacttatattatgcaaaaattagtgcaattgaagcacatatgatcgtaaaccagaagtttactgatctaaatatatttgtgttatggcatgatcaaataggtcatccTAGATCAACAACAATGAGACAAATCcttaaaaattcaactggacatccgttaaagaatcagaagattcttacgaataatgaattttcatgtgctgcttgttatcaaggcaaattaattgccagaccatcgactcTGAaagttggcatcgaatctcctcgttttttagagcgtatacatggagatatatgtggacttattcatccacctagtggattgtttagatattttatggtcctaatagatgcatcatctagatggtctcatgtgtgcctcttatcatctcgcaacctggcgtttgcgaagatGTTagaacaaataataagattaagggcgcaattcccaaattatccaattaaggtcattcgccttgataatattggagaatttacatctcaagcttttgatgattattgcttatcaattgggataaaaataaaatattctgttgctcatgtttatactcaaaatggccttggagattcatttattaagcgcctacaattgatagccagacctctactaatgaaaataaaattaacaatTATTATTTCGGGTCATGCTATCTAACATGTAGCAACAAGTGTACGTCTCAGAacaacacattataataaatactcttcgtcacaattattatttgatcatgagccaaatatagctcatttacgaatttttggttgtgcaatatatgtgcctgtagcaccaccacaacgtacaaaaatgggccctcaacgaaggttgggcatatatatattgggtttgactcacccttcaTAATTCGCTACCTTGAATCATTGACAGAAGACTTATTTACTACTCGATTTGCAAATTGTCggtttgataaaataattttcctgctattagggggagagaaaaaggactCCACAAGAAAAATTGCGTGGAaggtttcatcactatctcattttgatccacgtacccgcatatgtgagcaggaggtctagaagatcatccacttacaggaCATAGAAAATTAAATGTCAGATggatttactgatttgaaatgaataactaagtcacatatccttGCAGTAAATGTGCCTATTcagattgatgtcccaaaaagaccatctactagtatcatagcttttgAATCTCAAACATGCCTGAAGCGTGGTGGatcattgggttcaaaggataaaaattctaaaaagaGAAGCGTAAAGaataacaaaaatgatactacaaaagaaactcccgaagaaggtcaagatttgagtaatcctgatattcctgaagaaatcagtgaacccgatattcaagtgaatgaagaactttcaataagttctactggtgatgagataaatttagataaatcgaaaattatggtggatactatttttgcatataatgttgcacttaacctcatgcaaaatagtgaaagtcttgagcctaaatccgtcgaagaatatcgacgtagatgtgattggccagaatggcaaaagacaatttaattagaattagactcacttgatAAACGTGAaatttttggacctgtagttcaaacccctgaaggtgtaaaaccagttggatATAAATGGattttgtgcgaaaacgaaatgagagaaacatattcacctgttatggatggaataacttttcgatatctcatcagtttagctgtacataaaaattttgaaatacatctaatggatgtaattacagcttacctttatagttcacttgataatgaaatttacatgaaaattccagaAGGACTAAAATTGCatgaagcatgtactaagtctcgggagatgtactcaattaAACtgcaaaaattattatatggtctgaaacaatcagagcgtatatggtataatcgccttagtgagtacttgataaatgaaggttatataaatgatgtcatttgtcaatgtatttttattaaaaaaatgaaattaaagtttgttatactcgccatttatgttgatgacataaatctcattggaacccatgaagaggtccaaaaggcgattgaatatctaaagaaagaatttgagatgaaagaccttggaaagacaaaactttgtctaggtctgcaaattgaacatttagcagatggggtctttgtccaccaatctgcctacattgaaaaaatcttaaaatgattttacatggataaagcacattcattaagtactccaatggttatTCGATCACttaaagtggaaaaagatccatttcgacctccagaagagaatGAAAAACTTCTTGGtcttgaagtaccatatctcagtacTATTGGTAcacttatgtaccttgctaacgcaaccaggcctgatataatattttttattaatttgctggcaaggtatagttcatcctcaacgcgaaggcattggaatgatatcaaacatattttgcgatacctaaaaggtaccattgatatgggtttgttttatactaacaaagattgtgtagaccttattggttatgcagatgcatgTTATTTATTAGACCCACATAAAATTCGATCTCAGataggctatctatttacacacggaggaactgctatatcatggcgatctacaaagcagtctattgttgctacttcttcaaatcatgctgaaataatagcaattcatgaagcaaataGAGAATGTGTGcagttgagatcgatgatacagttcattaaAGAAATATGTGGCCTAAAAAataatgtcaaagtacccacagttatattcgaagacaatgtcgcgtgcataactcaattgaaaggtggcttcataaaaggagatagaacaaaacatatttcaccaaaattatttttcacacatgatctctagaaaaatggtgatattgatgtacaacaagttcgttcgagtgataatcttgtagatttattcacaaaagtattaccaacatcaacttttgagaagctaaggtataaggttggaatgcacagtctctaaaatatcaaatgaagttttcatcagggggagtaaaatacgtgttgtactctttttcccttaaccatgATTTTGTCCTACTAGgtttttctggtaaggtttttaatgaggcgggaatcaaggcgtattaccagatttgtgtactctttttccttcattaggcttttttctaccgggtttttcctagtaagattttaatgagACACTACATCTATGGGGgttcagaataactatatatatttattctttcactgaaatttttatttatggaCATCCAAGGGAGAGTGTTGTAAAAGAAAATGGATACCCCTTTTAGGATGTACCtttcttcttttacttttcctttttctcttctttcctctatttctttttctttccttttcttcacACGTTATCCCCTCCCTCAATTACTATCTTCTGCCTATAAATAAGGCAGCACAGAATGAAAAGAAACATAAGAAATTCTCTCATCTgctccttcttattttgctaagttaatttattttataacataaatgaCTTTAAAAGACCACACAAAATAATTGTTCAGCTACGGTCCACATTCAGATAATattaaagtttaaaatattttcaataaatctCAGCCCATATGCTCCCTAGATGACTCAATTGAATAGTGTAACAATCCTTCTAATTAttttgtgacttttatttatcttcttattttaacctttaatttttataaataatttatgacttgtagaaatgaatgacattattttcaaattaatgaaaggattattttattgctaataataatgaaaaaagaaaaagaggaaattaagttattttaaaaaaaaaataaaagaaaaaaataaaagaaaagaaaggaataTATATACACGTAAACGAGAAAGAAAACacagaaacaaaaacaaaaaaatacagaggaagaaagaaagagaaaggaggaaaagaaaaaaaaaagaagagaaaaatatgaattttcatctcaaaacatcaaGGTAATTATTATCGACCtttctatgaaatttttatgtgattatgaacatatgtTTAGGATAAATTTGTGGAGAAataatgctgaaataagaaaatatagtctTAGGTTTCttagaataaaattttgatttggggATCGAATAATGATCTGTTTTAGTTGAAATTTggcatgtgagtttattttagtatgagtgaacataatctgAAAGAAATTTTTTGATTTGAATTCAGGGGCTCGGGGTGACTTTTTAACCCCATTTTTGAGTTGAagataaatatagcaatatgagtgtcattggattcgtattcttatgaagattatgtatttgaaaagattttgatcattcgaAAGTGTTATAAAAGGCTCAGGTTTTAGAGTGATTATTCGATTAATTGAGACAAGTGAACTTTTAAAACTCCATTAAATCTTGCAGAATTtccgattttttttttgtgtgtgttgggAGTAATGGAAAAGAGGTTGTGGGGTGTGTCTTGCATGAATTAATCTAAGTTGAaagatggagttaacaaaaagGCAATGTGTGTTAAACTTATGATGTGAAAGTGTGAAATGCCTTGATTTCGATATAGATGGGTATTTGATGAAATGCTTTGA
This Solanum dulcamara chromosome 1, daSolDulc1.2, whole genome shotgun sequence DNA region includes the following protein-coding sequences:
- the LOC129883927 gene encoding probable DNA primase large subunit; translation: MEPVRSQRKSSVSNGVVSTLPLYRSAPPLEFRLDDFELYAIDRLRVLKGISDALSRGKKPDEMEKLVLDLWKTNMRHQHSSEVVNKDIISHFVLRLVYCRTEELRKWFLSIETTLFRYRFRDEAPEIQRVLMTEFDLPYKAVSNAEYESVKDKLNQVARAIGQPITTDAIFYKVPFEEVPELVAGRRVFIQKGNAYIAMNQVIHLVSLVVTQFRSHLSKALVLTNRKWTSMIREQEKDRLVPIIEALSTSYLGPDYSQPREHAEISLKDIDLIAKSSFPLCMRHLFDKLREDHHLKHGGRMQLGLFLKCVGLKLDDALAFWRAEFSRKVGAERFDKEYAYSIRHNYGKEGKRTDYTPYSCQKIISSAPGVGDHHGCPYRHFSEENLRAALTRMRVGNRALEDVLDKVRNRHYQLACTLTFEAVHGSSCDAGVNHPNLYYNDSQKILESQNSSSNPQGTTAI